The Chryseolinea soli genome contains a region encoding:
- a CDS encoding nuclear transport factor 2 family protein, which produces MESSHPNLQLIHDFFRAYASNDLDAIGQILSPDIQWVIPGRHPFSGVKQGIGEVLTYFKQLSTFAFQAQPIVMGVNDRYVIDCHLNWSNLPGDDNLRNMSCLLWEIEEGKIKRVYNFPQDQHVVDAFFVGRG; this is translated from the coding sequence ATGGAATCATCTCATCCCAACCTCCAACTCATCCACGATTTCTTCCGTGCCTATGCCTCCAACGACCTGGACGCGATCGGACAAATTTTATCACCCGACATCCAGTGGGTCATCCCGGGCCGTCATCCTTTCAGCGGTGTTAAGCAAGGGATCGGCGAGGTGTTGACGTACTTCAAACAACTCAGCACGTTTGCTTTTCAGGCACAGCCCATCGTTATGGGAGTCAATGACCGGTATGTCATTGATTGTCATTTGAACTGGAGCAACCTTCCCGGCGACGACAACTTGCGCAACATGTCTTGTTTGTTGTGGGAGATTGAGGAGGGTAAGATCAAGCGGGTTTATAATTTTCCGCAGGATCAACATGTGGTGGATGCGTTTTTTGTGGGGAGGGGATGA
- a CDS encoding gliding motility-associated C-terminal domain-containing protein, whose product MGARFVGRLFIFFFVLWAAPAFGDCSDWDQLFISKGLIPRQIKADANDNVYMLGYVTGSGFVLGAYSFLYEPYADNYVLLKFDKDRNLVWGRRVADSNGGASIEMEIDQSNNIIVSGFYEGIILFGSIRLSFSTGQDLFVVKFSPDAVPLWAIRSTGSGQEYPTDMVISANQNIIVSGTYTGSGVKIGGKALASFGGEDSFVASITPNGVVSWANGYGGTPGLNPDHIWGVDTDSQNNIVMTGTFASTQIRFGSTTLNLSVSGTDNSFLVKLNPAGTVLWAQAGDGDDTGTLWGTDVAVGLHDQIYQLARFGGRTTVGSQTVISAGGLDNYVCEMDPSGNVLAVQQLGGENYDWGTQVDVASDGHVVVSGFEYSNTFVAGPFHTSKTLPFDFGSDIFVIEYTEDLTPACAHFVTGRNGATTFDMSIDPSNNIWLGIDFEIFDYFHDNNFDSRYTLDDANISFIGARIGHDPDLLVWPTAPLIPPDLVVSLGPDILKCRQQTVTLTPAPPHMNAQYQWSNGSTQSSTDQIAAGWVWVDVTWQGQTKRDSVLISNIAPLDVTLGDDQKLCAGNAVSWNLPLIADATYTWSDGDTSPSKTVTTPGTYSVELSNACETVSASIVISGIAPLRVTLGANQKLCAGKTASWNLTPIDDATYTWNDGDTSPSKTAAAPGTYSVELTNVCETVSASVLISYIAPLNVTLGNDQTICPGDAVSWSLTPTEGAIFAWNDGDTSPSKTVKEPGTYSVKVTNVCETISTSTTIALRPLPVVSLGDDRKICGENGTLAYEPQADETLQWSNGSTLPSISVSQSGTYTLEVSNTCGTSSDAVSIQLVSLEGMTLPNVITPNGDNKNEYFVLPDALHDSGLRIYNRWGETVYQTSAYQNDWPQGNFATGVYFYTLQGECVSALKGSLHVVD is encoded by the coding sequence ATGGGAGCTCGTTTCGTTGGTCGTCTTTTTATTTTCTTTTTCGTATTGTGGGCGGCGCCAGCCTTTGGCGATTGCTCGGATTGGGATCAGTTGTTTATCTCCAAAGGCCTTATCCCGAGGCAAATTAAGGCCGACGCAAACGACAACGTCTACATGTTAGGATATGTCACCGGGTCGGGCTTTGTGCTGGGCGCTTATTCCTTTCTATACGAACCCTACGCCGACAACTACGTATTGCTCAAATTCGACAAGGACCGCAACCTGGTCTGGGGCCGTCGTGTTGCAGACAGCAACGGGGGGGCTTCGATTGAAATGGAGATCGATCAGAGCAATAACATCATTGTAAGCGGTTTCTATGAGGGGATCATCTTATTTGGCAGCATCCGGCTGAGTTTCTCGACCGGGCAAGATCTTTTTGTCGTGAAGTTTTCGCCGGACGCTGTGCCCTTGTGGGCCATCCGGTCCACGGGCAGCGGCCAGGAATATCCGACCGACATGGTTATCTCCGCCAACCAAAACATCATCGTCAGCGGCACCTATACCGGAAGTGGCGTTAAGATCGGTGGCAAGGCCCTCGCATCGTTTGGGGGCGAGGATTCTTTTGTTGCCTCCATCACACCCAACGGTGTAGTGAGCTGGGCAAATGGGTATGGCGGAACACCCGGTTTGAACCCGGATCACATCTGGGGCGTCGATACCGACAGTCAAAACAACATCGTCATGACGGGTACTTTTGCGTCGACCCAAATAAGGTTCGGCAGCACTACTTTAAATCTAAGCGTTAGCGGAACCGACAACTCTTTCCTCGTAAAATTGAATCCTGCCGGCACAGTGCTTTGGGCTCAAGCCGGCGACGGCGACGATACCGGGACCCTTTGGGGCACGGACGTGGCGGTCGGCCTACACGACCAGATCTACCAACTGGCGCGCTTCGGGGGAAGGACTACCGTAGGTTCACAAACCGTGATCTCGGCCGGCGGTTTAGACAACTATGTGTGTGAAATGGATCCGTCCGGGAACGTCCTGGCGGTTCAACAATTGGGCGGCGAAAACTATGATTGGGGAACGCAAGTAGATGTTGCCAGCGATGGCCACGTGGTGGTGTCGGGCTTTGAGTATAGCAATACTTTCGTGGCCGGACCGTTCCATACGTCGAAGACATTGCCCTTCGATTTCGGCAGCGACATCTTTGTGATAGAATATACCGAAGATCTCACCCCAGCCTGTGCCCATTTCGTTACCGGCCGCAATGGTGCTACCACTTTCGACATGAGCATCGATCCCTCCAACAACATCTGGCTCGGCATCGACTTTGAAATATTCGATTACTTCCACGACAACAACTTCGACAGCCGGTACACCCTCGATGATGCCAACATCTCCTTCATCGGTGCCCGAATAGGTCACGACCCCGATCTGTTGGTGTGGCCAACGGCGCCGCTCATACCACCGGACCTGGTGGTGTCGCTGGGACCCGATATTTTAAAGTGCCGTCAACAAACCGTTACCCTTACTCCCGCACCGCCGCACATGAATGCCCAATATCAGTGGAGCAACGGGAGCACCCAGAGTAGCACAGACCAGATTGCCGCAGGCTGGGTTTGGGTGGACGTTACCTGGCAAGGCCAAACCAAACGGGACTCGGTATTGATCTCCAACATTGCACCGCTCGACGTAACGCTTGGCGACGATCAGAAGCTGTGCGCCGGCAACGCGGTGTCGTGGAATCTCCCGCTCATAGCCGATGCCACATACACCTGGAGCGACGGCGACACATCACCTTCCAAGACGGTTACCACACCCGGAACCTATTCCGTTGAACTCAGCAATGCCTGTGAAACTGTTTCGGCGTCTATCGTGATCTCCGGCATCGCGCCTCTCCGTGTAACGCTCGGCGCCAACCAGAAGCTGTGCGCCGGCAAGACGGCGTCGTGGAATCTCACCCCCATAGATGATGCCACCTACACCTGGAACGACGGCGATACGTCACCTTCCAAGACCGCCGCAGCACCCGGGACATATTCCGTTGAACTCACCAATGTGTGCGAAACCGTTTCGGCATCCGTATTGATCTCCTACATCGCACCGCTCAACGTAACCCTTGGCAACGACCAAACGATTTGCCCCGGCGACGCCGTGTCCTGGAGTCTCACACCAACGGAGGGTGCCATATTTGCGTGGAACGATGGCGATACGTCGCCGTCCAAGACTGTCAAGGAGCCCGGCACGTATTCCGTGAAGGTCACCAATGTATGCGAAACGATTTCGACTTCCACGACGATAGCCCTTCGACCGTTGCCAGTGGTGAGCCTTGGAGACGATCGAAAGATTTGCGGGGAGAACGGAACGCTGGCGTACGAGCCGCAGGCCGATGAAACGCTACAATGGTCCAACGGCAGCACGTTGCCTTCGATCAGTGTGTCGCAGTCTGGAACGTACACGCTGGAAGTCTCCAATACTTGTGGAACTTCCTCAGACGCTGTGAGCATACAACTCGTGAGCCTAGAAGGCATGACGCTTCCCAACGTCATCACACCCAACGGCGACAACAAAAACGAATACTTCGTTCTTCCCGATGCCCTACACGACAGTGGTTTGAGGATCTATAACCGGTGGGGCGAAACGGTGTATCAAACCAGCGCCTACCAAAACGACTGGCCACAGGGTAACTTCGCCACCGGTGTGTATTTCTATACACTGCAAGGCGAATGTGTGTCAGCGCTAAAAGGCTCTCTTCACGTTGTGGACTGA
- a CDS encoding AraC family transcriptional regulator — MTKHQVTCSLVTASNTKQSFVWHDHLGAFESEWHQHPKGQLMYAEKGCIHVDIEGRKLLLPGWYCAWVPAATHHKVWSNHTDVYIRTLYFGNELTAHKVFEEPCVFPASPLLKEMIAYTAKWHKLLTHDDEEHNFLRALQSILPAEMAKSAPVCLPTTADDKLAPVLDHIQQNLHERLGLEDMTRQFGYSSRTLTRAFQHHLGMPFSTYTKIARAMKAMECIEQGARNVSELAHSVGYESVSTFSNNFLEICGKRPLEFISMRRALQSN, encoded by the coding sequence ATGACAAAACACCAGGTCACCTGTTCGCTCGTTACGGCCTCCAATACAAAACAGTCGTTTGTTTGGCACGACCATCTGGGCGCCTTTGAATCGGAATGGCACCAACATCCCAAAGGCCAGCTGATGTATGCTGAGAAGGGGTGTATCCATGTCGACATTGAAGGAAGGAAGTTGCTGCTACCGGGTTGGTATTGTGCCTGGGTGCCGGCCGCAACACATCATAAAGTATGGTCTAATCATACCGATGTCTATATCCGCACGCTATATTTTGGAAATGAGCTGACTGCTCACAAAGTATTTGAAGAACCCTGCGTATTTCCAGCCTCACCCTTGTTGAAAGAAATGATTGCCTACACGGCGAAATGGCACAAGCTGCTGACGCACGATGATGAGGAGCACAATTTTCTCCGGGCCCTGCAAAGTATTCTTCCCGCCGAGATGGCAAAGTCAGCACCGGTGTGCCTCCCCACCACGGCCGATGACAAGCTGGCGCCGGTGTTGGATCATATCCAGCAAAACCTGCACGAACGGCTCGGGTTGGAAGACATGACCCGGCAGTTTGGCTACTCATCCCGAACGCTCACCCGTGCATTCCAACATCACCTGGGCATGCCGTTTTCGACGTATACAAAAATTGCCCGCGCCATGAAGGCCATGGAATGCATCGAGCAGGGCGCCCGGAATGTGTCGGAGCTTGCGCATAGCGTGGGCTATGAAAGTGTGTCTACGTTTAGTAATAATTTTCTGGAGATCTGCGGAAAGCGGCCGTTGGAGTTCATCAGCATGCGGCGTGCGTTGCAGTCAAACTAA
- a CDS encoding DUF2116 family Zn-ribbon domain-containing protein — translation MKKKECPSCAMKIDAKSKVCEVCNYEFPGQNKGLKWAAILLAVFLLLLYLWW, via the coding sequence ATGAAGAAGAAAGAGTGTCCCTCATGTGCCATGAAGATCGATGCGAAGAGCAAGGTCTGCGAAGTATGCAACTATGAGTTCCCGGGCCAGAACAAGGGATTAAAATGGGCGGCCATTCTCCTGGCCGTGTTTCTGCTGCTGCTCTATTTGTGGTGGTAA
- a CDS encoding DUF1223 domain-containing protein has protein sequence MKYGVVVLFLAAINFCFAPKTVFVSEPVAVVELFTAEGCSSCPAADELLDEMSVILQKEGKHVISLAYHVTYWNHLGWKDPYSEEAYTDRQKVYQKTLKRPNLYTPQAVVNGKYEFVGSDPVSFRYFVLAALDSVPARPLEALATKSDSVVTVQYSLSKLPKNSVLNVAVIEEHVEHAVLRGENKDKVLKHYHVVRSMKQHEAKEKDEITLVWPRGLGENKGSIILYLQNAKNLRIISAAEIKLKAS, from the coding sequence ATGAAATATGGGGTCGTTGTTCTTTTTCTTGCCGCGATAAATTTCTGTTTCGCGCCAAAGACGGTATTTGTCTCCGAGCCGGTGGCCGTGGTGGAATTGTTCACGGCCGAGGGGTGTTCGAGCTGTCCGGCGGCGGATGAGTTGCTGGACGAGATGTCGGTCATCCTGCAAAAGGAAGGGAAACACGTGATCAGCCTTGCCTATCACGTCACGTATTGGAATCATCTCGGTTGGAAAGATCCGTATAGCGAAGAAGCCTATACCGACCGGCAAAAGGTCTACCAAAAAACGCTGAAACGGCCAAATCTCTATACGCCACAAGCAGTCGTGAACGGCAAGTATGAATTTGTTGGGTCCGATCCCGTCTCGTTCCGCTACTTCGTGCTGGCGGCGCTTGATTCTGTGCCGGCCCGCCCGCTCGAGGCCCTGGCGACGAAAAGCGATAGTGTGGTCACCGTACAATATTCGCTCAGCAAACTTCCAAAGAACAGCGTGCTGAACGTTGCCGTCATCGAGGAGCATGTCGAACACGCGGTGTTACGGGGTGAAAATAAAGACAAGGTGTTGAAGCACTACCATGTGGTGCGCTCCATGAAACAACACGAAGCAAAAGAAAAGGATGAGATCACCCTGGTGTGGCCGCGCGGCCTCGGCGAAAACAAGGGCAGCATCATTCTGTATCTTCAAAACGCAAAGAATCTAAGGATCATAAGCGCCGCAGAAATTAAGCTGAAGGCGTCCTAG
- a CDS encoding CARDB domain-containing protein — protein sequence MKNLIGTGLLVLTAVAGYCQDLVITNVSGSKTFDRYMPFTVSATLTNQGIVDIAKATYIYAYLSTDAVIDGADVQMGSFYVTSIKAGQSLVPAFSAYYDVVSPPGTYYLILKADAQDAQVETDESNNISVVSGYVVNTPNIDFTFQSFSLNKSSAAIDDVVVPVYTVKNGGTTPFAGSIYTSFYLSTDNVYDASDVKLNDYYNKFSSGQATSQTWYQLMMPHKPTGQYYIIGITDRNYNDQSEVAETNEGNNTVSAPLTLVNNNIDLDLTSGNAPSASYIEAGMSQIHVDFNLKNKGTTGVLGYSINAYLSPDPVLDIGDYLINVPWPLTHDSYYVPAGGQIFNSLSVDLNNLVDPRVWGTNYVIIKVNADGAVAETNTGNNTATSMGTITINPPVANVGISNANFSGAYNNLDNQLEVDGALINRGSFYSGGVTSTVSIRNASNVQVYSTMKYEYVYLYPGMTSAFHWELPLSSALAPGQYTLTIQSANDPNPYSIPLTIQEAKFNFYGTVKGEDGVFLTKGNVFLYRKENNTIKFVDQKQLATPDSTFSFQVDTRQYTLYFIPDKTAFPGYVPTILGKTVMLNDQSFLSLTEDKGVRLEILKVNPLPSGSKIISGTVSQTENPVGRGSVEGLSVILLSTSGDVVGLTQTDDTGFYQFTNLPEGQYQVLISFPLDEPQMEEPITADVTLRNAQVDISVSPEGTQGHVTEILLKQHITFGKMSGKRYADGPFALEASTDASLPLSYTSSRPDVAKIEAGKVVIVGVGTTTITALQPGDDIYQPATPVEQTLVIAKALQQISFSEIGLVESAEDISLDAAASSTLPVSYVSEHPEVATVEGQVLKIHGSGETLISALQPGNDNYEPAENVSRKLTVQLITGIEDPLANVTVHPNPTADFLIFSSSSPIQQVAITDVTGRSQALKVADHVADLRRFEAGVYVVKVQYSNGVKVFKVMKE from the coding sequence ATGAAAAATCTAATCGGCACAGGACTCCTTGTGCTTACCGCCGTTGCTGGCTATTGTCAGGACCTCGTCATTACCAATGTCAGTGGATCAAAGACCTTTGACCGGTATATGCCCTTCACAGTTTCCGCTACCCTCACAAATCAAGGTATCGTAGACATTGCCAAGGCGACATATATTTATGCATACCTCTCGACTGATGCTGTCATCGACGGGGCCGATGTTCAGATGGGCTCGTTTTATGTAACGTCGATAAAGGCGGGGCAATCCCTGGTGCCTGCGTTCAGTGCATACTACGACGTGGTGTCGCCTCCCGGAACATATTATCTTATTTTGAAAGCCGATGCTCAGGATGCTCAGGTTGAAACGGATGAGTCGAATAATATCTCGGTTGTTTCGGGCTATGTGGTCAACACCCCCAACATCGACTTCACGTTCCAGTCGTTTAGCTTGAACAAATCGTCAGCGGCTATCGATGATGTGGTGGTTCCAGTCTATACCGTGAAGAACGGAGGCACTACGCCTTTTGCCGGAAGCATTTACACTAGCTTTTATTTGAGCACCGACAATGTGTATGACGCCAGTGATGTAAAACTGAATGACTATTACAATAAATTCTCTTCCGGGCAAGCGACGAGTCAAACCTGGTATCAGTTGATGATGCCACACAAACCTACGGGGCAATATTACATTATTGGCATAACCGACCGGAACTATAATGATCAATCGGAGGTCGCCGAAACCAATGAAGGCAACAATACCGTTTCGGCGCCGCTGACCCTGGTGAACAACAATATTGATTTGGATTTGACAAGCGGAAATGCGCCCTCCGCAAGCTATATCGAGGCCGGTATGAGCCAAATCCACGTAGATTTTAACTTAAAAAACAAAGGTACGACGGGCGTGTTGGGGTATTCCATCAATGCCTATCTTTCTCCCGACCCTGTGTTGGATATCGGTGATTATCTCATCAATGTGCCCTGGCCCTTGACACACGACTCCTATTATGTTCCCGCCGGCGGTCAAATTTTCAATTCCCTCTCGGTCGATCTCAATAATTTGGTAGATCCCAGAGTGTGGGGTACGAATTATGTGATCATAAAAGTGAATGCAGACGGAGCCGTTGCAGAAACAAACACCGGTAATAATACGGCGACGTCGATGGGAACCATCACCATCAACCCACCGGTGGCGAATGTGGGGATTTCGAATGCAAACTTTTCAGGTGCCTACAATAACCTGGATAATCAGCTGGAAGTGGATGGTGCACTGATCAACCGCGGATCATTCTACAGTGGAGGCGTGACCAGCACCGTTTCCATCCGGAACGCTTCCAATGTCCAGGTCTATTCTACCATGAAATATGAATACGTTTACCTGTACCCCGGGATGACCAGTGCATTTCATTGGGAGTTGCCTTTAAGCAGCGCCCTGGCGCCAGGTCAATACACACTGACGATTCAATCTGCGAACGACCCGAATCCTTACAGCATTCCCCTCACCATCCAGGAAGCGAAGTTCAACTTCTACGGAACGGTAAAAGGTGAGGATGGTGTGTTCCTCACCAAGGGAAATGTTTTTCTATACCGGAAGGAAAACAACACGATAAAATTCGTCGACCAAAAACAACTGGCAACCCCCGATAGCACCTTTAGCTTCCAGGTAGATACGCGCCAGTACACTTTGTATTTTATTCCCGACAAGACGGCGTTCCCCGGCTATGTTCCGACCATCCTGGGAAAAACCGTCATGTTGAACGACCAGTCTTTTTTGTCGCTGACAGAAGACAAGGGCGTGCGACTCGAGATCCTAAAAGTGAACCCGCTCCCTTCAGGTTCCAAGATCATCAGCGGTACCGTCAGTCAAACCGAAAATCCTGTCGGGCGAGGTTCGGTTGAAGGCTTGTCCGTCATTCTTTTGTCAACATCAGGCGATGTAGTGGGGCTGACCCAAACGGACGATACCGGTTTTTACCAGTTCACGAATCTGCCCGAAGGCCAGTATCAGGTGCTTATTTCTTTTCCACTGGATGAACCACAAATGGAAGAGCCCATCACCGCCGACGTCACCCTTCGCAATGCACAAGTCGATATCTCTGTTTCGCCCGAGGGAACGCAAGGTCATGTCACTGAAATTCTTTTGAAACAGCACATCACCTTTGGAAAGATGTCTGGAAAAAGATATGCGGATGGGCCTTTTGCCTTGGAGGCCAGCACCGATGCATCGCTGCCGCTTTCCTACACGAGCTCACGCCCCGACGTGGCAAAGATCGAAGCGGGCAAGGTGGTCATTGTCGGCGTGGGCACAACCACGATCACGGCGCTCCAACCGGGCGACGATATTTATCAGCCCGCCACTCCGGTAGAACAAACCCTCGTGATAGCCAAAGCCCTGCAACAGATCAGCTTCAGTGAAATCGGGTTGGTGGAAAGCGCGGAAGACATTTCGCTGGATGCCGCAGCAAGTTCCACGTTGCCGGTTTCCTACGTATCGGAACATCCTGAGGTGGCCACGGTGGAAGGCCAGGTGTTGAAAATTCACGGATCGGGTGAAACGCTTATTTCAGCGCTTCAGCCGGGCAATGACAACTATGAACCCGCCGAGAACGTCTCCAGAAAATTAACGGTCCAGTTGATCACGGGTATAGAAGATCCGTTGGCGAATGTGACAGTCCATCCGAATCCTACTGCAGATTTCCTGATCTTCTCATCGTCATCGCCGATCCAGCAAGTGGCCATCACCGACGTGACCGGCCGTTCGCAGGCATTGAAGGTTGCGGATCACGTAGCCGACCTGCGGAGATTTGAAGCCGGGGTGTATGTGGTGAAAGTGCAATACAGCAATGGGGTGAAGGTATTTAAAGTGATGAAGGAGTAA
- a CDS encoding DUF1963 domain-containing protein has product MKKNFEIEFAEEKTQKGKTKFGGQPDWLTKNEWPLSLETGEPMRFICQIDLAEIGYDNHVAKIAYLFMTDGEEFVDGTWEPDGGENAIILQPGHNTVKTREVHDGPTLYVMVEQPDRETLAPQPFEGSVNLIPSVDKETDGDLEIVNKFRGEPVFLQGDEYPSDDETWELLIQLDSTNVPFYVNFGDAGVGYGFISRDGRKAKFLWQCT; this is encoded by the coding sequence ATGAAAAAGAATTTTGAAATAGAATTTGCCGAAGAAAAGACTCAAAAAGGGAAGACCAAATTCGGCGGCCAACCCGATTGGCTTACAAAAAATGAATGGCCGCTAAGCTTGGAAACCGGCGAACCGATGCGATTCATTTGCCAAATCGATTTGGCGGAAATAGGGTATGATAACCATGTGGCCAAGATTGCCTATTTGTTTATGACCGACGGAGAAGAATTTGTGGACGGAACGTGGGAACCGGACGGCGGTGAAAATGCCATCATTCTGCAACCCGGCCACAACACCGTGAAAACGCGCGAGGTTCACGATGGCCCCACGTTATATGTGATGGTAGAACAACCGGATCGGGAAACGTTGGCGCCCCAGCCGTTTGAAGGTAGTGTTAACTTGATACCATCCGTCGACAAGGAGACTGATGGGGACTTGGAAATTGTGAATAAATTTAGGGGCGAGCCGGTCTTCCTACAAGGCGATGAATATCCATCCGATGATGAAACGTGGGAGCTCTTAATTCAATTGGATTCCACTAACGTTCCGTTCTATGTTAATTTCGGTGATGCGGGTGTGGGCTATGGCTTTATAAGCCGGGATGGGAGAAAAGCAAAGTTCTTGTGGCAGTGTACGTAA